The following coding sequences lie in one Thermosulfuriphilus ammonigenes genomic window:
- a CDS encoding HDOD domain-containing protein — MTETISWEEIRKLSENICETADLPGFSETVETIANLGPENDLSAQELAALILKDYGLTSKVIRMANSAFYNPSGTEITTVSRAIVYLGLNPIKEIALATSLFETVMRETPTSRREKILKLLSQSYLCAYICRQLAEKTPYEDEELFVCSLLYQIVRIVLAVYHPGAYQRLLKREASHPDSVQRMLFRLAEKVADCWSLPPSLLYTLEGSPRSKTPGTLAHFVGQMNQAIFELIKDGDVSSLKKAVENLKVSPEETPGLIGKAIEAIKQLSPQIAMEIPSLDSPKQPEPPQETSEGDFYFRAISEISASLASRKYTYEEILLMVSEALCRGLTCETVALSIMSLDRRRLIIRYGLGPKAQSLKGEAIPIDNSLFQTIFSLAKEWTGSIEQLPEAGALEKLWPGRQVLISPLVISDKPVGAFLCLRGQSFGAEDCQKAEALKNLAILAITTNR, encoded by the coding sequence ATGACCGAGACCATCTCCTGGGAAGAAATCCGCAAACTGTCAGAAAACATCTGTGAAACCGCCGATTTGCCCGGGTTTTCCGAAACTGTTGAGACCATTGCCAATCTCGGGCCGGAAAACGACCTCTCTGCCCAGGAACTGGCCGCCCTGATCCTCAAAGACTACGGACTGACCAGCAAGGTCATCCGCATGGCCAACTCCGCCTTTTATAACCCCAGCGGCACTGAAATCACCACTGTCTCTCGAGCCATTGTTTATCTGGGGCTAAATCCCATCAAAGAGATTGCCCTGGCCACCAGTCTCTTTGAGACAGTTATGAGGGAGACCCCGACATCCCGACGCGAAAAGATCCTTAAGCTCCTCAGCCAGTCCTACCTCTGCGCCTACATCTGTCGGCAACTGGCCGAAAAAACCCCCTATGAAGACGAGGAGCTGTTCGTCTGTAGCCTCCTTTATCAGATTGTTCGCATTGTCTTGGCCGTCTATCACCCGGGAGCTTACCAGCGCCTTTTGAAGCGCGAAGCCAGCCATCCTGACTCGGTTCAGAGGATGCTTTTTCGCCTGGCCGAAAAGGTAGCCGATTGCTGGTCTCTGCCTCCCAGCCTTCTCTATACCCTGGAGGGCTCTCCTCGCTCCAAGACTCCGGGGACCTTGGCCCATTTTGTGGGGCAAATGAACCAGGCCATCTTTGAGTTAATTAAAGATGGTGATGTTTCTTCTTTGAAGAAGGCGGTGGAGAACTTAAAGGTCTCTCCCGAAGAGACCCCGGGGCTAATTGGTAAGGCCATTGAGGCCATCAAACAGCTCTCTCCCCAGATTGCCATGGAGATACCCTCTCTGGATTCCCCCAAACAGCCAGAGCCCCCCCAGGAGACCTCCGAAGGAGACTTTTACTTCCGGGCCATCTCGGAGATCAGCGCCTCTTTAGCCTCGCGAAAGTACACCTATGAGGAGATTCTGCTTATGGTCTCTGAGGCCCTCTGTCGGGGACTAACCTGTGAAACTGTGGCCTTATCTATTATGAGCCTTGACCGCCGCAGACTTATCATCCGCTATGGCCTGGGGCCCAAAGCCCAAAGCCTAAAAGGAGAGGCCATCCCAATAGACAACTCCTTGTTCCAAACTATCTTTTCTCTGGCCAAGGAGTGGACCGGCAGCATTGAGCAGCTCCCTGAGGCTGGAGCGTTGGAAAAACTTTGGCCCGGAAGGCAGGTACTCATCAGTCCTTTGGTCATCTCTGACAAACCTGTGGGGGCCTTTCTTTGCCTCCGGGGTCAGAGCTTCGGAGCCGAAGATTGCCAGAAGGCCGAGGCCCTAAAAAACCTGGCCATTTTGGCCATAACCACTAATAGATAA